The following are from one region of the Meiothermus sp. Pnk-1 genome:
- a CDS encoding dipeptidase — translation MIVDAHLDLAYGALELGRDLTLPLAEIRKRDPGTEGMPTVTLPALQEGGVALVFATLFAPPRKCSDPETAHRAALAQLDVYRRWQEAGWVRLVTNKAELEAHLTAWESDRVTGLVVLMEGAEPVREPKEVSFWAEQGVRLIGPSWNRTRYAGGTREPGGLTELGRELLAAMQEHRLALDLSHMDEQAVGEAFELWRGPLCATHSNARALMGGWDSPLANRHLSDETIRTIALRGGIVGVVLYNLFLDPAWHRGMPRVPLRVVQTHLEHNARLTGWAHLGIGSDFDGGFGRDENPEGLDQPGDLAKIGDLLPEGARAGVLGENWLRWLRSWL, via the coding sequence ATGATCGTGGATGCTCACCTCGACCTCGCTTATGGCGCCCTCGAGCTTGGCCGCGACCTCACCCTGCCCCTCGCGGAGATCCGCAAGCGCGACCCGGGTACCGAGGGTATGCCTACCGTTACCCTCCCGGCGCTGCAGGAGGGCGGCGTGGCGCTGGTCTTTGCCACCTTGTTCGCCCCGCCGAGGAAGTGCTCCGACCCCGAAACGGCCCACCGGGCGGCGCTGGCCCAGCTGGACGTGTACCGGCGCTGGCAGGAGGCCGGGTGGGTGCGGCTGGTTACGAACAAGGCCGAACTCGAGGCTCACCTCACAGCCTGGGAATCGGACCGGGTGACCGGCCTGGTGGTGCTGATGGAAGGGGCGGAACCGGTGCGCGAACCCAAGGAGGTAAGTTTCTGGGCCGAGCAGGGCGTGCGGCTCATCGGCCCCTCCTGGAACCGCACCCGCTACGCCGGAGGAACCCGCGAGCCTGGCGGCCTCACCGAGTTGGGGCGGGAACTCCTGGCGGCGATGCAAGAACACCGCCTGGCCCTGGACCTCTCGCACATGGACGAGCAGGCCGTAGGGGAGGCTTTCGAGCTTTGGCGGGGGCCGCTCTGCGCCACGCACTCCAACGCTCGGGCCCTGATGGGCGGATGGGATTCACCCCTAGCCAACCGTCACCTGAGCGATGAGACGATCCGAACCATTGCCCTTCGGGGGGGGATCGTGGGAGTAGTGCTTTATAACCTCTTCCTCGACCCCGCCTGGCACCGGGGGATGCCGCGGGTGCCCTTGCGCGTGGTGCAAACCCACCTCGAGCACAACGCCCGGCTCACCGGGTGGGCGCACCTCGGCATCGGCTCGGACTTCGACGGGGGATTTGGCCGGGACGAGAACCCCGAGGGGCTAGACCAGCCCGGCGACCTCGCCAAGATCGGGGATTTGTTGCCCGAGGGGGCCAGGGCCGGGGTGCTGGGCGAAAACTGGCTACGCTGGCTCAGAAGCTGGCTGTAA
- a CDS encoding Mrp/NBP35 family ATP-binding protein — translation MGTISEASVLEALKTVNDPELHKDLVTLGMVEKIVVEGAKVGVKINLTTPACPLRERIESDVRTALAKVGAHHVEIQFGAQVRSPGQMALPGIKHVIAIASGKGGVGKSTVAANLAVALAQEGAKVGLLDADIYGPSQAQMFGTQSQKLMVDDQKRIVPLERYGIRLLSIANIVPAGQALVWRGPILHGTVRQFLQDVAWGELDYLIVDLPPGTGDVQLSLSQLAKLSGAVIVTTPQDVARIDAERALDGFRKVQVPILGIVENMSFFEQAGQKTYIFGQGGGRRMAETYQTAFLGEIPLAPSVREGGDAGTPVVVSAPDSPEAQAFRQIARNLAGQMSVQTFMSLPMA, via the coding sequence ATGGGTACGATTAGCGAAGCCTCGGTGTTGGAGGCCCTCAAAACCGTCAACGATCCTGAGCTGCACAAGGATCTGGTGACCTTGGGAATGGTCGAGAAGATCGTGGTGGAGGGGGCTAAAGTGGGGGTAAAGATCAACCTTACCACCCCCGCCTGTCCGCTCAGGGAGCGGATCGAGTCCGATGTGCGGACGGCCCTCGCCAAAGTGGGGGCCCACCACGTGGAGATTCAGTTTGGGGCGCAGGTGCGCTCCCCCGGGCAGATGGCCTTGCCGGGGATCAAACACGTCATCGCCATCGCCTCGGGCAAGGGCGGGGTGGGGAAGAGCACCGTGGCGGCTAACCTGGCGGTAGCGCTGGCCCAGGAGGGGGCCAAGGTGGGTTTGCTCGACGCCGACATCTACGGCCCCTCGCAGGCTCAGATGTTCGGTACACAGTCCCAGAAGCTCATGGTGGACGACCAAAAGCGCATCGTGCCGCTCGAGCGCTACGGGATCAGGCTTCTCTCCATCGCCAACATTGTGCCCGCTGGGCAGGCTTTGGTCTGGCGCGGACCTATCCTGCACGGCACGGTGCGGCAGTTCTTACAGGACGTGGCTTGGGGTGAGCTTGATTACCTGATCGTGGACTTGCCTCCCGGTACTGGAGACGTGCAACTCTCGCTCTCCCAGCTGGCTAAACTCTCCGGGGCGGTGATCGTCACCACCCCCCAGGATGTAGCCCGCATTGACGCAGAGCGCGCTTTGGATGGGTTCAGGAAAGTCCAGGTGCCGATTTTGGGGATTGTCGAGAACATGTCGTTCTTTGAACAGGCGGGGCAAAAGACCTATATCTTCGGGCAGGGGGGTGGGCGCAGGATGGCCGAGACCTACCAGACCGCCTTTTTGGGGGAGATTCCCCTGGCCCCCTCGGTGCGCGAGGGGGGGGACGCGGGCACCCCGGTGGTGGTATCGGCTCCCGATTCCCCGGAAGCTCAAGCCTTTCGCCAGATCGCGCGCAACCTAGCGGGGCAGATGTCGGTGCAGACTTTTATGTCGCTGCCGATGGCATAG
- a CDS encoding CBS domain-containing protein yields MSRSALRLPFKLLGIPISLDVSFLVVLPLFAFLIGSRLPTYLQLLGVRPDPGLLEGYTPYLLGLLAALGLFASVVIHELGHAVTARMYGVETREITLWLLGGVAQLSDMPRTRGAEAVVAIVGPLVSLALSGVFTLLRGVLPEAAGWQFLLGYLAFINLSLALFNLLPALPLDGGRVLRSLLALSRPYLEATRIATGISRLIAFALGLFGLLVFNLFLVLVAFFVYMAASSEAEQAVSSEALRGVRVRDLMTREVKSVPPTLPIGELLQRMLLERHMGYPVVEEGRVLGLVSLENLHGADPQAPVFERMGKLEAISPDASALEALKRMAECHFSRLVVLENGQMVGILSKTDLLRALQVRMVGQTLWQEANRG; encoded by the coding sequence ATGTCCAGAAGTGCCCTGCGGCTCCCTTTCAAGCTCCTTGGCATTCCAATCTCGCTGGACGTGAGCTTTCTGGTCGTCTTGCCCCTCTTCGCCTTCCTGATCGGGAGCCGGCTTCCCACCTACCTGCAACTCTTAGGGGTCAGGCCCGACCCTGGCCTGCTCGAGGGCTACACCCCCTACCTGCTGGGGTTACTAGCCGCTTTGGGGCTCTTCGCCAGCGTGGTCATCCACGAGCTGGGGCACGCCGTCACCGCGCGGATGTACGGGGTAGAGACCCGCGAGATCACCCTTTGGCTTTTGGGTGGGGTAGCCCAGCTCAGCGATATGCCCCGTACCCGTGGGGCCGAAGCGGTCGTCGCCATCGTAGGGCCGCTGGTGAGCCTGGCCCTGTCAGGGGTCTTCACCTTGCTGCGCGGGGTGCTACCGGAGGCCGCCGGGTGGCAGTTTCTGTTGGGGTACCTGGCCTTTATCAACCTGAGCCTGGCCCTGTTCAACCTGCTCCCGGCGCTTCCTCTGGACGGTGGGCGGGTCTTGCGCTCGTTGCTGGCCCTCTCTCGCCCCTACCTCGAGGCCACCCGCATCGCCACCGGGATCAGCCGTCTGATCGCTTTCGCCTTGGGCCTCTTCGGACTCTTGGTGTTCAACCTCTTCTTGGTGCTAGTGGCCTTCTTCGTGTATATGGCGGCTAGCAGCGAAGCCGAGCAGGCTGTCTCGAGCGAGGCCCTAAGGGGGGTGCGGGTGCGCGACCTGATGACCCGCGAGGTGAAAAGCGTACCCCCGACCCTACCTATAGGTGAGCTGCTCCAGCGGATGTTGCTCGAGCGCCACATGGGATACCCGGTGGTGGAGGAGGGGCGGGTGCTGGGGCTGGTGAGCTTGGAGAACCTGCACGGGGCCGACCCGCAAGCCCCCGTCTTCGAGCGGATGGGTAAGCTCGAGGCCATCTCCCCGGATGCGAGCGCCCTGGAGGCCCTCAAGCGGATGGCCGAGTGCCACTTCTCCCGGCTGGTGGTGCTGGAAAACGGCCAGATGGTGGGGATCCTCTCCAAGACCGATCTGCTGCGGGCCTTGCAGGTGCGGATGGTCGGGCAGACCCTCTGGCAGGAAGCCAACCGGGGGTGA
- a CDS encoding viroplasmin family protein, translated as MTHKARFYVVWKGRNPGIYATWVDTEAQVKGFAGAKFKGFDSLKAAQLAFEGAAQPKAEQGALWHLTSPGGEMPEQPIPDSLSVDAACSGNPGWLEYRCLDNRTGRVVFKEGPFQDGTNNVGEFLAIVQALAWCKEKGLKLPVYSDSRVAISWVRQKRCKTNLKPTEHNQKLFALIRWAERWLAENPYDNPVLEWNSRLWGQISADYGRK; from the coding sequence ATGACCCACAAAGCTAGGTTCTACGTGGTCTGGAAAGGCCGAAACCCCGGTATTTACGCCACTTGGGTTGATACGGAGGCTCAGGTCAAAGGCTTCGCTGGCGCCAAATTCAAAGGTTTTGATTCGCTGAAAGCCGCACAGCTTGCTTTTGAGGGTGCTGCCCAACCTAAAGCCGAGCAGGGGGCCCTTTGGCACCTGACTTCGCCCGGCGGAGAGATGCCGGAGCAGCCCATCCCTGACTCCCTCTCGGTGGATGCCGCTTGTAGTGGGAATCCGGGATGGCTCGAGTACCGCTGCTTGGATAACCGCACCGGTCGGGTCGTGTTCAAAGAAGGCCCTTTCCAGGATGGCACCAACAACGTGGGTGAGTTTTTGGCCATCGTCCAGGCGCTGGCTTGGTGTAAGGAAAAGGGCCTGAAGCTGCCCGTCTATTCGGACTCGAGGGTGGCGATCTCCTGGGTTCGCCAAAAAAGGTGTAAGACCAACCTAAAGCCCACCGAGCACAACCAAAAGCTCTTCGCCCTGATCCGCTGGGCCGAGCGCTGGTTGGCCGAGAACCCCTACGACAACCCGGTGCTCGAGTGGAACTCCAGGCTATGGGGCCAAATCTCCGCCGACTACGGGCGGAAGTAG
- a CDS encoding NUDIX domain-containing protein, whose amino-acid sequence MRNRAVCYITRGRSEGLVFEHGDASLEAGLSVVASGIEPGETPAQAAVRESWEEAGLKPENPRFLGSSTLNSPSGRNQPERWYFFWLEAPAATPNAWKWAVLSGEEGAGLAYLQRFVPLGDVRPNWNLEAKLETLRSRLNHEEGL is encoded by the coding sequence ATGCGCAACCGGGCAGTCTGCTACATCACCAGGGGTCGAAGCGAGGGGCTTGTCTTTGAGCACGGCGACGCCAGCCTGGAAGCCGGTTTGTCGGTCGTCGCAAGCGGCATCGAGCCAGGAGAAACCCCTGCGCAAGCCGCGGTGCGGGAGAGCTGGGAGGAAGCCGGGTTAAAGCCGGAGAACCCCCGCTTTTTGGGAAGCTCGACCCTGAACTCACCTTCCGGGCGAAACCAGCCGGAGCGCTGGTATTTCTTCTGGCTGGAGGCGCCAGCAGCTACCCCGAACGCCTGGAAGTGGGCTGTCCTGAGCGGAGAGGAAGGCGCTGGGTTGGCCTATCTCCAGCGCTTCGTACCTCTCGGGGACGTTCGGCCGAACTGGAATTTGGAGGCCAAGCTCGAGACGCTGCGCTCGAGGCTCAACCACGAGGAGGGGCTATGA
- a CDS encoding metalloregulator ArsR/SmtB family transcription factor has product MVGLGDTKLKILERLRTQAASVTDLADEMGISRVAVHKHLEDLMREGLVRARVEKCEGRGRPKQVFVAVDEQAGYVRLCDEVLVHLKELFGAGAVLQVLSRRNERLAETLAPRLAGLSLEDKLCVLAGYLTEQGYQARCYEENGHWYLEQGRCPKLALSSGHAELCQAELQLYERLLGVPVVREERIAAGGECCRYRIG; this is encoded by the coding sequence ATGGTTGGTCTGGGTGATACCAAGCTGAAAATCCTCGAGCGCCTGCGTACCCAGGCGGCCAGTGTCACCGATCTGGCCGATGAGATGGGGATTAGCCGGGTGGCAGTGCATAAGCACCTGGAAGACCTTATGCGCGAGGGCTTGGTGCGGGCTAGAGTGGAAAAGTGCGAGGGGCGGGGTCGCCCTAAGCAGGTCTTCGTAGCGGTAGACGAGCAGGCCGGTTATGTTCGGCTATGCGATGAGGTGCTCGTACACCTCAAGGAGCTGTTCGGCGCCGGGGCGGTGCTTCAGGTGCTCTCCCGGCGCAACGAGCGGCTGGCCGAGACGCTAGCCCCGCGGCTTGCGGGGCTTTCTTTGGAGGATAAGCTGTGCGTGCTCGCAGGCTACCTCACCGAGCAGGGGTACCAGGCCCGCTGCTACGAGGAAAATGGGCACTGGTACCTAGAGCAGGGCCGCTGCCCCAAGCTCGCCCTCTCCTCTGGCCACGCAGAGCTATGCCAGGCTGAGCTACAGCTTTACGAGCGGCTCCTAGGGGTTCCGGTGGTGCGGGAAGAGCGCATTGCGGCGGGGGGAGAGTGTTGCCGGTACCGGATTGGCTGA
- a CDS encoding sulfite exporter TauE/SafE family protein, which produces MNLPSLWIGLLSGIFGGLVGLGGGVIAVPLMVSLLKLSQHRATATSLVAVAFTGFAGAFTYASQGAVDWVAALFIIPTAMIGARAGALFANQLSERRLKRIFGWYLIAVAFLLILKPYIPHVEEPLQGWLRVLPMGAAGLLAGFASGLLGVGGGTIIVPILVLLAGLEQHVAQGTSLLAMIPSALVGSYTHYKHGHLAREVVPGLVIGIIGGAFAGGLVANQLPEVWLRVTFAAVLIWTAIRNLRGQPKALEVGKPKP; this is translated from the coding sequence GTGAATCTGCCAAGCCTCTGGATCGGTCTTTTATCGGGAATTTTCGGCGGGTTGGTGGGCCTGGGCGGCGGGGTCATCGCGGTACCCTTGATGGTGAGCCTGCTCAAGCTCAGCCAGCACCGGGCCACCGCCACCAGCCTGGTAGCCGTGGCGTTCACCGGCTTCGCCGGAGCTTTCACCTACGCCAGCCAGGGAGCCGTGGATTGGGTAGCAGCGCTGTTTATCATCCCTACCGCGATGATCGGCGCGAGGGCCGGAGCCCTCTTCGCCAACCAGCTCTCCGAACGGCGGCTCAAGCGCATCTTCGGTTGGTATTTGATCGCCGTGGCCTTTCTGTTGATCCTCAAACCCTACATCCCCCACGTTGAAGAACCGCTCCAGGGGTGGCTTCGGGTGTTGCCGATGGGAGCGGCAGGGCTGCTGGCCGGGTTTGCCTCGGGGCTGTTGGGAGTGGGAGGCGGAACCATCATCGTGCCGATTTTGGTCCTGCTGGCAGGCCTGGAGCAGCACGTAGCCCAGGGGACTTCGCTTCTGGCCATGATTCCCTCGGCCCTGGTAGGCTCTTACACCCACTACAAACACGGCCACCTGGCCCGCGAAGTGGTGCCTGGGCTGGTCATAGGGATCATCGGGGGGGCCTTCGCAGGGGGGCTGGTAGCTAACCAGCTGCCCGAAGTCTGGTTGCGGGTGACCTTCGCCGCAGTGTTGATCTGGACGGCCATTCGCAACCTGAGAGGCCAGCCTAAAGCGCTCGAGGTCGGCAAGCCGAAACCCTAG
- a CDS encoding D-glycerate dehydrogenase: MRVLITRHLPGPALEEIRRAGFEFDIWPEFLPPPREVLLERVQGICGLIPTVDDFVDAAVMDAAGPGLRVIANYAVGVNNIDLNAAQARGIRVTNTPGVNMEATADLAFSLLCAVARRIVEGVDYVRRGEWKTWHPELLLGSELHGATLGLIGFGAIGQAMARRARGFSMRLLYHSRTPKPEALALGAEYRDLEGLLADSDFVSLHTPLTPDTHRLLNRERFARMKPGAILVNTARGPIVDTPALLEALGSGHLGGAGLDVTDPEPLPANHPLLFFPNVVVTPHLGSAGRRTRERMAEVAVRNLLAVLSGQEPPNPVV, translated from the coding sequence ATGCGCGTACTCATCACCCGCCACCTCCCTGGTCCTGCCCTGGAAGAGATTCGGCGGGCTGGCTTCGAATTCGACATCTGGCCCGAGTTTCTACCGCCGCCGAGGGAAGTCTTGCTCGAGCGGGTACAGGGTATCTGCGGCCTGATTCCCACCGTGGACGACTTCGTTGACGCCGCCGTGATGGACGCGGCGGGGCCCGGCCTGCGGGTGATCGCCAATTACGCCGTAGGGGTCAACAACATAGATCTCAACGCGGCCCAAGCCCGGGGCATCCGGGTCACCAATACCCCTGGGGTAAACATGGAGGCCACCGCCGATCTGGCTTTCTCGCTGCTGTGCGCGGTGGCCAGGCGAATCGTGGAGGGGGTGGACTACGTGCGCCGAGGCGAATGGAAGACCTGGCATCCCGAGCTTTTGCTCGGAAGCGAACTTCACGGCGCTACCTTGGGCCTCATAGGGTTTGGCGCCATCGGGCAGGCCATGGCCCGGCGGGCTAGGGGATTCTCGATGCGCCTTCTCTACCACTCGCGCACCCCCAAACCCGAGGCCCTGGCGCTGGGCGCCGAGTACCGCGACCTCGAGGGCTTGCTCGCCGACAGTGATTTCGTATCCCTCCATACCCCCCTTACTCCCGATACGCACCGGCTGCTAAACCGCGAGCGCTTCGCTCGGATGAAACCTGGGGCCATTTTGGTCAACACCGCTCGAGGCCCCATCGTGGATACCCCAGCCCTGCTCGAGGCGCTTGGCTCAGGGCATCTGGGCGGAGCCGGGCTCGACGTAACCGACCCCGAGCCTCTGCCGGCGAATCACCCCCTGCTCTTTTTCCCTAACGTCGTGGTGACCCCTCACCTGGGCTCGGCGGGCCGCCGAACCCGCGAGCGCATGGCCGAGGTCGCGGTAAGGAACCTGCTGGCGGTTCTATCCGGCCAAGAACCCCCCAACCCCGTGGTGTAA